In the Silene latifolia isolate original U9 population chromosome 1, ASM4854445v1, whole genome shotgun sequence genome, attttggttggagaaagttgcctttctggggcatgtggtgTCTAAAGTGGGAGTGTCAGTGGATCCAAGCAAGATTGAGGCGGTGTCAAAGTGGGAAAAACCGAAGAATGTGGGTGATATTAGAAGCTTTATGGGGTTGGCTGGCTATTATAGGAGGATtgtaaaagatttctcaaaaatatctaagcctttgactactttgacactacgccaaatctggcaatcaataaggagcgtatcacaatggtttaatgcatttaataacgacacttagattaccgttttccaaatattggcggaaacctagaccgcgctaataggaataacggtttccctcgaaaactgttgttattataatttgacaacggctgcttaacaaaccgttgtcaaaaacttttaacggtttccaaaaacgcgttatagaatcactcttataaACGTTTGTTAGAAAATtgttaccagtttaagatatcggcatttcgaaaaccgttactaaattaacaccagcaacagTTTTTGTTACCCgatgttatgttatagctactgaatttttgtaaccgttattattttctattatgaaataacggtttttcaattcaaccgttgtcaatattttattagatttttcagtttgactaCTGCATTCAAAAATTTATCagaattttaataaatattcaatttgaccaataatattcaatttgaccaaaataattctataaatatgtcttcataatgttttaggttaaattctaaattatcaaacatttactctttaatttctttctaaatttctctctaaaaaaatatggctggtgtatcggagctacaatcatattctcgttacgcacagccttttacttgcattctccataatctccctgttcattatggtgtgaatggaaagggtttaaaccctgctcggcaatgcgaccttggcggtgcagaatcagaagtagtaggagacggtcagattcattcgcaacccataaatatgggcctacccgctgaTCGTCGTGATCAAAACAGAGTCTCTAAGAGTCATTAttatagaatgcccgctcaagtttgcgagcctgacgaaagcattcccgctcctcacccccgccaaactcgatgagggcgcaccgcCCGAAGCCATCATGCGCATCATTTTTCGagtagatagtttgaaccaaattcaatctggctaaccgaatcaaacctattaaccaaTCAAGGCTATACGtgagtatagcctttccatgcccgtcctctATATACGagagattgtgaatgatgcacgtaaagggtttagcgtacataaatctaGTTGGGGGTCCTGCAGGaggttcatcatcatcatcatcatcatcagcggatgaataatatgaaccactataagttgatgaacttgacgacataatcgatgtggaaaattaatggaggacttaagaagttaagaattggaaagtgcaaacggtacaagttaagattgtgaaaattataattatacttataatgagtttgggttgtattagaaacggtataataagatagtaagaattggaaccggtataataataagaaaagaattggaaacttaacaaaTTAAGAATCGGAAAGtcgaaacggtacaagttaaataagaatcggtcAATTCTGCCGTGTTAAACATATTAGCttacaacggttatcaaaaaaccgttatccaattagtaaaaacacaatggttatcaaaaaaccgttgtctaatTAGTAACAAcaaaacggttatcaaaaaatcgttgtccaatgactaaaaacacaacggtattgatttgactaatgcatgccttgtaatttttactttttctgattcaaagttgcagtattgcgtgtttgaccatatgtataacataaaatgataacggttctttgttaagccgttatcatattacacatatcaacaacggttggacaTAATCCgctttaaaaaaattgtttaattaactgtgattttctagtgtttgtgatttgactaatgcatgccccgtaatttttattttttctgattcaaagttgcagtattgattgtttgaccgtatgtataacacaaaatgataacggttctttgttaagccgttatcatatttcatatatcaacaacgcTTATTTTAAATTCGTTGttatattacaccaataaacaacggtttttcttataactgttgtaaatacagatccactgtgaaaactgaaaagtttgtggttttaccaattcatgccctattattattgtttgtttgaccattattcacctcatgcatgcatgcacaattaatacaagtttgaatgtaacgtatggatgaaatttTTTTGCAAAAAGATTATCATTTCATTCAATTAAGAAAGAAATTACAAGAGTTTTTTGCAAAAACTATCCACTATAAAATAACCTCATAGACTAGCAACTATAAGCGAGTATCACTTATGATGAGTCCACATTAGAAGGCGAGTAGAAACTAGAAACTTAATCTTCCTAACAATGTCATGTACTGTAGCCTTCCTTCCTCTAAACAGACGGGAATTGCGTTCATTCCAAATCTGGTAAACAGCTGCAGCTAAAGTAGTACTGAACCAAGCCATTCTCCAATTCTGCTTGCCTCCAATTCCAGCATGTTCTAGTGCAGATAGTAAGCATAAACCAGCACGATTCACTCCCATCCAATACATAAGCTGTTGCCAAATATCCTTGGAAAAAGAGCAATTAAAGAACAAGTGGGCATGATCCTCTAGAGCAGCTTCACAAAGAGAGCATCTATTCACCATATAAAAACCTCGATGCTGCATATTATCCACAGTAGCTATTTTTTTCTGGGCTGCCAAAGAGCATATTATTCTATGACTAGGAACAATACGAGGGTGAGTCAGAGCTTTAGCCCAAGGACCAGCCAGAACAGCACCCCTCAGATAGCTATATGCTGCAGTGACTCTAAACTTTCCATGAGAGCACCAACTATTTATCAAAGAGGAGGCATTAGATATACTACCTGTAAGAGCAACCAGCCTATCCCTTACAATCAGGATCCCCTTTAAACTAGAGGAAAAACTATCATGGGTTTGGAAATTCCAGATTGTCTGATGCTGCAGAATGTAAGCCTGGTGCCAGGAAGCCCAGCTCCCCACAGCAGTATGAGCCAACAGATAAAGCCATCTACACTGCAAAGCATCATTCCAAGTGGAGAGATCCTTAATGTTAAACCCACCTGCATCCCAGGGCAAACAGATATCCCTCCATTTTTTAAACACCATTTTGTTGCCTTCAAAAGATATTCCCCAAAATAAATCCTTACAAAGCTTATTGATCTTATGAAGAACCTCTTGGGGTAAAAGATTACATGAGCACCAAAAAGTTTCCATGCCAAAGATGACATAATTGAGCAACTGAACCCTACCAGCATAGGTAAGGAAATTAGAGGACCAATGCTGAATAGAGTGTTTGATCTTAAGAATGAGGGAATCAAACATTGTCACAGAAACTCTAGAAGTAGACAAAGGTACTCCTAAATATCTGAAGGGAAACTGGCCCTCAGAGAAACCAGTTGCAGCAAGAATAGCCTCCTTTACATCAGGATGCACCCCTCCAAAATAAATGTTGGTTTTCTCAATGTTAGCATGAAGACCAGATAGCTCTGCAAAAATACTAAGAGTGCTCTTAACTGCAACTACagagggaacatcccccctgacAAAGATCatcaaatcatcagcaaaaatcAAATGATTTAGCTTAAGCCTAGAACACTTAGGATGATAAGAAATAAGAGGTTTATCACAAAGAGTCCTGAGATATCTAGATAAAACTTCCATGTTGAGCACAAACAAGTAAGGAGAAAGGGGATCACCTTGCCTGATCCCACTTTTCCTTTGAAAAAAAACAGAAAGTTCACCATTAATTTTTAAAGAATACCAGGGAGTTTGAATGCAACCAAGCACCCAGTCAATGAATTGCTGAGGAATCCCCAAACCAGAAAGCATAGCAGCAATAAAAGACCATTGAAGGAAATCAAAAGCCTTTCTTATGTCCACCTTTATCATGCAACGAGGTGAAACATTAGCTCTATTATATCCCTTAACCAATGTTTGAGATAGCATTATGTTCTCAAAGATGCTACGACCTTTAATAAAAGCAAACTTGTTCAAAGACCAACAATGGAAGGAAGAACACTTTGACGCCTGTTGGCTAAGACCTTACTAACTGTCTTATAAAAGACAAGACAAAGAAAGATATAGGTCTATAATCGGATGAAGATTAGGTATGGCTTTCTTAGGGATAAGAGATATAACAGTTGAGTTAGCCTGCTTGGACATTTTGCTAGAGGAAAAGAACTGATTCACAGCTTTACAAAAATCCTTAGCAATGATCTGCCAGGCAGACTTAAAGAACCCAGCTGAAAATCCATCAATACCAGGACTACTATTTCAGTAGGAGAAATCTCTCTAATCAGGAATTGCCTATCAGAAGAAGTAACCACAACACCTTTAGAGATAAAATCAGTATCAAAGGTTTCAGTAGGAGAGCTATGCCCCAAAAGATCCTGATAATACTGGTTAAATGCATTACTAACAGAATAGAACCCCATATGAAGTTTGCCATGGTGATCATGAATGCCACCAATAACCTGCTGATGAGTTCTCTCAgaattttttgcaaaaaaataCTTCGAACTGCAATCAGAGTCCTGGATATCTTTAATTTTAGCCCTCTGAGAAAGGATAGGAAATTCATGATCTTTAAGCTTGGTATAATCAGCTATTAAGAGTCTTTCCTCCTGAATAAGAACATCAGAGAAAGGATTGGAGGCAAGTTTTTGCTGACACTCCATCAAAGCATTCTTAGCAGACTGAACTCTGTGAGAAAAATTGTTGAAATGTTGCTTGTGAAATTGGGTAAGAGCATGCTTAACACTTTTTAACTTCTGAAAGAAACAGTACATAGGGCTACCCTGCAAAGGAGTAATCCAAGCTGCTCTGATAGTTTGTAAATAATCTGGGTGGGCAACCcaactgtaacacccgcgaattttccattttgacaattataatttaattaaccgttctattgtcttatttatattttaaattatttaatttaattaatttcattattaaatatgatTTTTATAAGTATtctatttttaaagcttaagttatacaaaataaatattttggtcggatgataattttaataatattattctccgtctcgagttatagtagacgtgggacgaaaattctagtggataccgactcattttgagttattgggcttatcttgactcatgggcctttttcccctcttttctctacacaaaaccctcaactaaaccctcacaacttcatctccctcattctaatttctgaaattcctcaacaaacactccaccattgttaaaccctttactctcaaccctaaaatcaccataactcactcaactcttcaccaatctcgttccttttcgcgccattctcttccttttctcatttcccttctttctaagtaagaaagtcaccatcttttcctctatttcgaaattctcatcttacaaggatgt is a window encoding:
- the LOC141648877 gene encoding uncharacterized protein LOC141648877; translated protein: MLSQTLVKGYNRANVSPRCMIKVDIRKAFDFLQWSFIAAMLSGLGIPQQFIDWVLGCIQTPWYSLKINGELSVFFQRKSGIRQGDPLSPYLFVLNMEVLSRYLRTLCDKPLISYHPKCSRLKLNHLIFADDLMIFVRGDVPSVVAVKSTLSIFAELSGLHANIEKTNIYFGGVHPDVKEAILAATGFSEGQFPFRYLGVPLSTSRVSVTMFDSLILKIKHSIQHWSSNFLTYAGRVQLLNYVIFGMETFWCSCNLLPQEVLHKINKLCKDLFWGISFEGNKMVFKKWRDICLPWDAGGFNIKDLSTWNDALQCRWLYLLAHTAVGSWASWHQAYILQHQTIWNFQTHDSFSSSLKGILIVRDRLVALTGSISNASSLINSWCSHGKFRVTAAYSYLRGAVLAGPWAKALTHPRIVPSHRIICSLAAQKKIATVDNMQHRGFYMVNRCSLCEAALEDHAHLFFNCSFSKDIWQQLMYWMGVNRAGLCLLSALEHAGIGGKQNWRMAWFSTTLAAAVYQIWNERNSRLFRGRKATVHDIVRKIKFLVSTRLLMWTHHK
- the LOC141648882 gene encoding uncharacterized protein LOC141648882; the protein is MKVASWNIRGFNCALKHSEVRDYLGVNKIDILALLETRVFFNPSTVTMLSKTVANQLIHFKVHHHESCSTFHLSTVYGCNNPLDRHRLWSSFAAVATYEPWLVLGDFNVVRSPSEKLSNTPPVLQDMIDFNDCLASCHLDDLTCTGVDMTWTNKQDSVTRVWSKLDRVLANPGFITSYPNAFGHFQEPGLSDHSSILGSPMYCFFQKLKSVKHALTQFHKQHFNNFSHRVQSAKNALMECQQKLASNPFSDVLIQEERLLIADYTKLKDHEFPILSQRAKIKDIQDSDCSSKYFFAKNSERTHQQVIGGIHDHHGKLHMGFYSVSNAFNQYYQDLLGHSSPTETFDTDFISKGVVVTSSDRQFLIREISPTEIVVLVLMDFQLGSLSLPGRSLLRIFVKL